A window of the Pseudomonas gozinkensis genome harbors these coding sequences:
- a CDS encoding OprD family porin: MLNKRISLIALGMLSATSAMANDQAESKGFVEDSSLKVLLRNAYINRDYKDGNKDKAEWGQAAIGTFSSGFTQGTVGVGVDAFGLYALRLDGGKGRSGAGGIDFFKQGDSGNAADDLSKGGAAVKFRLSNTVLTYGDQMPALPVLNYDNSRLLPESYTGTLITSKEIKGLQLDAGRFTAESRKSAEGRDSGGLKSINVLGGSYQFTEQFKAALYASDVEDVLKKQYVNANYVFPIDKDQSLTLDFNGYRTKLDNSYVRENGVTGDDNKIWSLAATFATGPHSFTVAHQRSTGDSNLGYAYGGYQKGQGRVGDGGNTIYLANSYWSDFNAEDERSWQLGYGLDFSAFGVPGLSYNFAYVRGDNITTSTSEGGTEREIFNQFKYVVQSGPAKDLSIKLRSSILRVSQKSSEYNVSGNELRVFVDYPINIF; this comes from the coding sequence ATGTTGAACAAGCGAATCAGTCTGATCGCACTGGGGATGTTGAGTGCCACGTCGGCCATGGCTAACGACCAGGCCGAGTCCAAGGGTTTTGTTGAAGACAGCAGCCTCAAAGTGCTGCTGCGCAATGCCTACATCAATCGTGACTACAAAGATGGCAACAAGGACAAGGCCGAGTGGGGGCAGGCGGCCATCGGTACGTTCTCGTCCGGTTTCACCCAGGGCACCGTCGGTGTCGGTGTGGACGCTTTCGGTCTGTACGCGCTGCGTCTGGACGGCGGCAAGGGCCGCAGCGGCGCTGGCGGTATCGACTTCTTCAAACAGGGTGACAGCGGCAACGCGGCTGACGACCTGTCCAAGGGCGGCGCAGCGGTCAAATTCCGTCTGTCCAACACCGTGCTGACCTACGGCGACCAGATGCCGGCCCTGCCGGTGCTGAACTACGACAACTCGCGTCTGCTGCCGGAAAGCTACACCGGTACCTTGATCACTTCCAAAGAGATCAAAGGTCTGCAACTGGATGCCGGTCGTTTCACCGCCGAATCGCGCAAGAGCGCTGAAGGTCGTGACAGCGGTGGTCTGAAGTCGATCAACGTGTTGGGCGGCAGCTACCAGTTCACCGAACAGTTCAAGGCTGCGCTGTATGCTTCCGACGTCGAAGACGTGCTGAAGAAGCAATATGTGAACGCCAACTACGTGTTCCCGATCGACAAGGATCAATCCCTGACCCTGGACTTCAACGGTTACCGCACCAAGCTGGACAACTCCTACGTCCGCGAAAACGGTGTGACCGGCGACGACAACAAGATCTGGAGCCTGGCAGCGACCTTCGCCACTGGCCCGCACTCGTTTACCGTGGCGCACCAGCGCTCCACCGGCGACAGCAACCTGGGTTACGCCTACGGTGGTTACCAGAAAGGTCAGGGTCGTGTGGGTGACGGTGGCAACACCATCTACCTGGCCAACTCCTACTGGTCCGACTTCAACGCTGAAGACGAGCGCAGCTGGCAGCTGGGTTACGGTCTGGACTTCAGCGCGTTCGGCGTACCGGGTCTGAGCTACAACTTCGCGTACGTGCGTGGCGACAACATCACCACGTCCACGAGTGAAGGCGGCACCGAGCGTGAGATCTTCAACCAGTTCAAGTACGTCGTGCAAAGTGGCCCGGCCAAAGACCTGAGCATCAAGCTGCGTAGCTCGATCCTGCGTGTTTCGCAGAAATCCAGCGAATACAACGTCAGCGGCAACGAACTGCGTGTGTTCGTGGATTACCCGATCAACATCTTCTGA
- a CDS encoding DsbA family protein, which translates to MTLHYIYDPLCGWCYGAKPLVQAAQQVLPVIAHAGGMMTGANRQNVSPQLRNYVMPHDRRIAEYTGQPFGEAYFEGLLRDHTAVFDSAPPIAAVMAAEKIDGRGLELLGRLQTAHYVEGRRIADESVLVGYAVEQGYNADLFLNALHSVDTEQHVKNSRALLAKLGGQGFPTFALEQDGQFTLVDIGPWLGKPEAFAQWLSESFTPAPGAETLPVCGLDGCA; encoded by the coding sequence ATGACTCTTCATTACATCTACGACCCGCTGTGCGGCTGGTGCTACGGCGCCAAACCGCTGGTGCAAGCCGCTCAGCAAGTGCTGCCGGTGATCGCCCACGCCGGCGGCATGATGACGGGTGCCAACCGCCAGAACGTTTCGCCGCAACTGCGTAACTACGTGATGCCCCATGATCGACGCATTGCTGAATACACCGGTCAGCCGTTCGGCGAAGCTTATTTCGAAGGCCTGTTGCGTGACCACACGGCGGTGTTTGATTCGGCACCCCCAATTGCCGCTGTAATGGCAGCGGAAAAAATCGACGGTCGTGGCCTGGAACTGCTTGGGCGTTTGCAGACTGCGCACTATGTAGAAGGGCGGCGAATTGCCGACGAAAGTGTGCTTGTGGGATACGCGGTAGAGCAGGGCTACAACGCCGATTTGTTCTTGAATGCCTTGCACTCCGTCGACACCGAACAACATGTAAAGAACAGCCGCGCCCTGTTGGCAAAACTTGGTGGGCAGGGTTTTCCAACTTTCGCACTGGAACAGGACGGTCAGTTCACACTGGTTGATATCGGTCCGTGGCTCGGCAAACCAGAAGCCTTCGCCCAATGGTTGAGCGAGTCGTTTACGCCTGCGCCAGGGGCTGAAACCCTGCCGGTCTGTGGCCTCGATGGTTGCGCGTAA
- a CDS encoding GNAT family N-acetyltransferase, producing MERFFRQFDEVSFCEWQDAKCLRGVLIQKTTTAYLAFDVEGEIVGAVLGGMLGSRGTINHLAVSLRYRSQGVGQRLVEAASADMKRVGVLRMFLFVDDANLAGKRFWTAQGFCEPHGERTFERDL from the coding sequence ATGGAGCGCTTTTTTCGCCAGTTCGACGAAGTGTCGTTCTGTGAATGGCAGGACGCCAAATGCCTGCGCGGCGTGCTGATCCAGAAAACCACCACGGCGTATCTGGCCTTCGATGTCGAAGGCGAAATCGTCGGCGCGGTGCTGGGCGGCATGCTGGGCAGTCGCGGCACCATCAACCATCTGGCGGTCAGCCTGCGCTATCGCAGCCAAGGCGTCGGCCAGCGGCTGGTGGAAGCGGCCTCGGCCGACATGAAACGGGTCGGTGTGCTGCGGATGTTTCTGTTCGTCGACGATGCTAACCTCGCGGGCAAGCGTTTCTGGACAGCCCAGGGTTTTTGCGAACCTCACGGCGAGCGGACATTTGAGAGGGATCTATGA
- a CDS encoding TonB-dependent receptor: protein MPAPFRLTPVTLGLSAFLSSGFAYSATELPATSINAEAQADDPRVKVSNTATRTSTPVRYVPQAIDSVKTANFANYGTNDLGDALSGMPNVSSGGDTRFDSLRIRGFDASNDFYLDGIRDDSQYKRDLHNIERVEVLKGPAAVLYGRGSQGGIVNRVSKAPEFGRRSTIEAQGGSEDLRSLYADLSTDPSDNISLRLNMGNMDENSFRDGVSGNRQLFAPSMSWQLTPDLNWLVQYEYSRYNRTPDRGIPGVGGRPADVGRDTTYGNDHDFIDDKTQSLRSKLSYEINDNWQLRHTLGVFKLDSDFDNTYLTGYTPATKKVTRQHWQQDLTTRNVFNNVELEGGFETFGLEHRLLTGLETGSQRRDPTLYNAATGRGTQPVPSLDLYNPNRELRHTGRMQVSSSSHTEVESRAVYVQDQLRLNDQWQLLAGLRYDTFDIESTNKLRNISEDRDSHSTSPRFGVVWTPLQNHSFYASWTKTFSPVGGGLIGITPGAAGNTNDLSPELTKQKEIGVKSDWLDDRLSTTLAVYELELYNRRTTDPNDPTLTVLSGLQRSRGIELTGTGKIVGNWYVRGGVGVQDATIEKDNNGLEGKRVNNVAKRNGSLFLTWKPEMGWYAETGLTLVGQRYADNANTTVLPGYGRWDALVGYRHKDWDLRGALNNITDREYYSSATSAFQIQPGAPRSLVVTGTYSF, encoded by the coding sequence ATGCCTGCCCCGTTCCGTCTCACGCCCGTCACGCTTGGGCTTTCTGCCTTTTTGTCCTCCGGTTTCGCTTACTCCGCGACCGAGCTTCCCGCCACTTCGATCAACGCCGAAGCGCAGGCCGACGACCCGCGCGTGAAGGTCAGCAACACCGCGACCCGCACCTCAACACCCGTGCGTTACGTGCCCCAGGCGATCGACTCGGTGAAGACTGCCAACTTCGCCAACTACGGCACCAATGACCTGGGCGACGCCTTGAGCGGCATGCCCAACGTCAGCAGCGGTGGCGATACGCGCTTCGACAGCCTGCGCATCCGCGGCTTCGACGCCAGCAATGACTTCTATCTGGACGGCATCCGCGACGACAGCCAGTACAAGCGCGATCTGCACAACATCGAACGCGTCGAAGTGCTCAAGGGCCCCGCCGCTGTGTTGTACGGCCGTGGCAGCCAGGGCGGGATCGTCAACCGCGTGAGCAAGGCACCCGAATTCGGCCGCCGTTCGACCATCGAGGCCCAGGGCGGCAGTGAAGACCTGCGCAGCTTGTACGCCGACCTCAGCACCGACCCGAGCGACAACATCAGCCTGCGCCTGAACATGGGCAACATGGACGAAAACAGCTTCCGCGACGGCGTCAGCGGCAATCGCCAGCTGTTCGCACCGTCGATGAGCTGGCAGCTCACCCCTGACCTGAACTGGCTGGTGCAATACGAATACAGCCGCTACAACCGCACACCGGATCGCGGCATTCCCGGCGTCGGTGGACGTCCGGCGGATGTCGGCCGGGACACGACCTACGGCAACGATCACGACTTCATCGACGACAAGACGCAATCCCTGCGCTCGAAGCTGAGCTATGAAATCAACGACAACTGGCAGCTGCGCCACACACTCGGCGTGTTCAAGCTCGACAGCGATTTCGACAACACCTACCTCACCGGTTACACCCCGGCGACGAAGAAGGTCACTCGTCAGCACTGGCAACAGGACCTGACCACCCGCAACGTGTTCAACAACGTTGAGCTGGAAGGCGGATTCGAAACCTTCGGCCTCGAGCACCGCCTGCTGACCGGCCTCGAAACCGGCAGCCAGCGCCGCGACCCGACGCTCTACAACGCGGCCACCGGCCGTGGTACTCAACCGGTGCCGTCGCTGGATCTGTACAACCCCAACCGCGAACTGCGCCACACCGGGCGCATGCAGGTGTCGAGCAGCAGCCACACCGAAGTCGAAAGCCGCGCGGTCTACGTTCAGGATCAACTGCGCCTGAACGATCAATGGCAATTGCTGGCCGGCCTGCGCTACGACACCTTCGATATCGAGTCGACCAACAAGCTGCGCAATATCTCCGAAGACCGTGACAGCCACAGCACCAGCCCGCGTTTCGGCGTGGTCTGGACGCCGCTGCAGAATCACTCGTTCTACGCCTCGTGGACCAAGACCTTCTCGCCGGTGGGCGGCGGTCTGATCGGCATCACCCCGGGTGCGGCCGGCAACACCAATGACCTGAGCCCGGAGCTGACCAAGCAGAAGGAAATCGGAGTCAAGAGCGATTGGCTCGACGATCGCCTGAGCACCACCCTCGCCGTCTATGAACTGGAACTCTACAACCGTCGCACCACCGATCCGAACGACCCGACCCTGACCGTGCTCAGCGGCCTGCAGCGTTCGCGCGGCATCGAGCTGACCGGTACCGGCAAGATCGTCGGCAACTGGTACGTGCGCGGCGGCGTCGGTGTGCAGGACGCGACCATCGAGAAGGACAACAACGGCCTGGAAGGCAAACGCGTGAACAACGTGGCCAAGCGCAACGGCAGCCTGTTCCTGACCTGGAAACCGGAAATGGGCTGGTACGCCGAAACCGGCCTGACCCTGGTCGGCCAGCGTTATGCCGACAACGCCAACACCACCGTGCTGCCGGGCTACGGCCGCTGGGACGCGCTGGTCGGCTACCGCCACAAGGACTGGGACCTGCGGGGCGCCCTGAACAACATCACCGACCGCGAGTATTACTCGTCGGCCACCAGCGCATTCCAGATCCAGCCAGGCGCACCGCGCAGCCTGGTCGTCACCGGCACCTACAGCTTCTGA
- a CDS encoding 2OG-Fe dioxygenase family protein, with protein sequence MIVLTREVGESLRRDKYANVQGADFNLYGHFADFVRLTKSWENMEPDSYYGQAEAGMRYRRYSDFEYNPKTRELKQLEHRAYVQSKENNAYVGGVVRHFQDFSDEVISSPVMRSLIDTDFEVYKSVLPEELHDEIWQCQIHQIRIEIKPGKQLEITPEGIHCDGYPFSGVHFWGRNNVEGAESRLYDIHEHQLASTTYQEILDTTYFLDRDMRHYVTPARNTHSHAMAYRQILAISFSRPGTAFDIVR encoded by the coding sequence ATGATCGTTTTAACCAGAGAAGTGGGCGAATCGCTACGGCGCGACAAGTACGCCAATGTGCAGGGTGCTGACTTCAATCTCTACGGTCATTTCGCCGACTTCGTCAGACTGACCAAAAGTTGGGAAAACATGGAGCCTGACAGTTACTACGGTCAGGCCGAAGCCGGCATGCGTTACCGTCGTTACAGCGACTTTGAATACAACCCCAAGACTCGCGAACTGAAGCAGCTGGAACATCGCGCGTACGTGCAGTCCAAGGAAAACAATGCTTACGTGGGCGGCGTGGTGCGGCACTTCCAGGACTTCTCGGACGAAGTCATCAGCTCGCCGGTAATGCGCAGCCTGATCGACACCGATTTCGAAGTGTACAAAAGCGTGTTGCCGGAAGAGCTGCACGATGAAATCTGGCAGTGCCAGATTCATCAGATCCGCATCGAGATCAAGCCCGGCAAACAACTGGAAATCACTCCGGAGGGGATTCACTGCGACGGTTATCCGTTCAGCGGCGTGCACTTCTGGGGCCGCAACAACGTCGAGGGTGCCGAGAGTCGTCTGTACGACATCCACGAGCATCAACTGGCGTCGACCACCTACCAGGAAATCCTCGACACCACCTACTTCCTCGACCGCGACATGCGCCACTACGTGACACCGGCACGCAACACCCACTCCCACGCCATGGCGTACCGGCAGATTCTGGCGATTTCCTTCTCGCGGCCCGGGACCGCTTTCGACATTGTTCGCTAA
- a CDS encoding AzlC family ABC transporter permease, which produces MNETSGSAPLMVDRQPSRTFAEASPVVAGYFTVSFVFGLMAVNAGLPLWLPVAMCLFVYAGASQFAALALISSGASLTTIVLTTFLINARHMLMSVYMAKALRALGLSRMERWCYAGGLTDESFAFHSVKLGTGAPVNIRYLIGFNLFCHTSWVIGGLLGALCAQYASHLIKYQLDYALTAMMLYVLVSLCNTRNKLIAAMAAVVCMGALSLVGSSPFNVFIATFVGCGVGVCLTKRS; this is translated from the coding sequence ATGAATGAAACATCCGGCAGTGCGCCGCTGATGGTCGATCGTCAGCCATCGCGCACCTTTGCCGAAGCCAGCCCGGTGGTGGCCGGTTACTTCACCGTGTCGTTCGTGTTCGGGCTGATGGCCGTCAATGCCGGCCTGCCGCTGTGGCTGCCGGTGGCGATGTGTCTGTTCGTGTATGCCGGGGCTTCGCAATTCGCGGCGCTGGCGCTGATCAGCAGCGGGGCATCGCTGACCACCATTGTGCTGACCACGTTTCTGATCAACGCGCGGCACATGCTGATGTCGGTCTACATGGCGAAGGCCCTACGGGCGCTGGGCCTGAGCCGGATGGAGCGCTGGTGTTACGCCGGCGGCCTGACCGATGAATCGTTCGCCTTCCACAGCGTCAAACTGGGCACTGGTGCACCGGTGAACATTCGATATCTGATCGGCTTCAACCTGTTCTGCCACACCTCTTGGGTGATCGGCGGATTGTTGGGTGCGCTGTGCGCGCAGTACGCGTCGCACTTGATCAAATATCAGCTCGATTACGCGCTGACCGCGATGATGCTCTACGTGCTGGTCTCGCTGTGCAACACCCGCAACAAACTCATCGCCGCTATGGCCGCAGTCGTCTGCATGGGCGCACTGAGTCTGGTGGGCAGCTCGCCATTCAACGTTTTCATCGCCACGTTTGTGGGCTGCGGAGTGGGTGTATGCCTGACCAAACGTTCCTGA
- a CDS encoding AzlD domain-containing protein codes for MPDQTFLILVVALMMAVTFLPRALPLQVNTEHWPPFVARALEYLPVAIVAAISLTPLLIKDQHIQLDRPEFYAAIPTLLCAYFSKNLFLSVAVGTAAYIALGSFM; via the coding sequence ATGCCTGACCAAACGTTCCTGATTCTGGTGGTCGCGCTGATGATGGCCGTGACCTTCCTGCCACGGGCCTTGCCGCTGCAGGTCAACACCGAGCACTGGCCGCCCTTCGTCGCGCGGGCGCTGGAATACCTGCCGGTGGCGATCGTCGCTGCGATCAGCCTGACACCCTTGTTGATCAAGGATCAGCACATACAGCTCGATCGCCCGGAATTCTATGCAGCGATTCCGACGCTGTTATGTGCGTATTTCAGCAAAAACCTCTTTCTCAGTGTGGCGGTTGGGACGGCTGCGTACATTGCGCTCGGCTCGTTCATGTAG